In Bosea vestrisii, the following are encoded in one genomic region:
- the nthB gene encoding nitrile hydratase subunit beta has protein sequence MNSAHDLGGQMGFGPVVPEKDEPIFHADWERKVLAINVAAGAMGAWTIDGIRHARESLPPAQYLSSSYYQIWLAALDKVLVEQGFLSKEELVSGVAGSTRREPKRVLKGEEVPTVLRRGFPYEREAPAPARFKVGDKVRTIVMHPQHHTRLPRYARGKEGVVELVTGCHVFPDTGAHGAPETAQWLYTVVFAGPELWGRDADPTSSVSIEAWESYLEPA, from the coding sequence ATGAACAGCGCCCACGACCTCGGCGGCCAGATGGGCTTCGGCCCGGTCGTGCCGGAGAAGGACGAGCCGATCTTCCATGCCGACTGGGAGAGGAAGGTGCTGGCGATCAATGTCGCCGCCGGCGCGATGGGCGCCTGGACGATCGACGGCATCCGCCATGCCCGCGAGAGCTTGCCGCCGGCGCAATACCTGTCGTCGAGCTATTACCAGATCTGGCTGGCGGCGCTCGACAAGGTGCTGGTCGAGCAGGGCTTCCTGAGCAAGGAGGAGCTCGTCTCCGGTGTCGCCGGCAGCACGCGCCGGGAGCCCAAGCGCGTTCTGAAGGGCGAAGAGGTTCCGACCGTCCTGCGCCGCGGCTTCCCCTATGAGCGCGAGGCGCCGGCCCCGGCCCGTTTCAAGGTCGGCGACAAGGTCCGCACCATCGTCATGCACCCGCAGCATCATACCCGCCTGCCGCGTTATGCCCGCGGCAAAGAGGGGGTGGTCGAGCTGGTCACCGGCTGCCATGTCTTTCCCGACACCGGCGCCCATGGCGCGCCCGAGACGGCGCAATGGCTCTACACCGTCGTCTTCGCCGGGCCGGAGCTCTGGGGCCGCGATGCCGATCCGACCTCGAGCGTCAGCATCGAGGCCTGGGAGAGCTATCTTGAGCCGGCCTGA